From Lentisphaera araneosa HTCC2155, the proteins below share one genomic window:
- a CDS encoding TrmH family RNA methyltransferase, producing the protein MLNLIKVENFELDSLQIYRHLRDNAVTADNSFIADSPKVVNLLIDSGIRVKSILATEDYYAEEQSRLEALQKVDFYVADKTMMKKVTGYNIHHGVMMHAFRPEEYKINQLDEQIIMLAELSKNDNVGTIARSAAALGVKSYLVPRQGPHPYGRRALRVSMGYISRLKVSVYDDLLNTISELQSLGYQVIAAEASQHAIDLSTLEVPNKWVLLMGHEGLGLSQKVQEACDCVVKIEMDEDIKSFNVGVAAAILMYQMAIKTKA; encoded by the coding sequence ATAATGCGGTGACCGCAGACAATAGTTTTATCGCAGATAGCCCCAAAGTTGTCAATCTACTTATTGATTCGGGCATTCGTGTGAAAAGCATCTTAGCCACAGAAGATTACTACGCCGAAGAACAAAGCAGACTAGAGGCTTTGCAGAAAGTTGATTTTTACGTAGCGGATAAAACTATGATGAAAAAGGTGACAGGTTATAATATTCACCACGGGGTGATGATGCACGCCTTTCGTCCTGAAGAATACAAAATTAATCAGCTCGATGAACAAATCATCATGCTAGCAGAGCTTTCTAAGAACGACAATGTGGGAACCATTGCGAGAAGCGCAGCAGCTCTTGGAGTCAAGTCCTACTTAGTTCCACGCCAAGGTCCACACCCATATGGTAGACGTGCTTTGCGGGTATCTATGGGATATATCAGCCGTTTAAAGGTTTCGGTATACGATGATTTATTGAATACCATATCCGAATTACAAAGCTTAGGCTATCAAGTGATAGCAGCCGAAGCCAGTCAACACGCCATAGATTTATCCACTCTAGAAGTCCCCAATAAATGGGTTTTACTCATGGGACACGAAGGCTTAGGGCTAAGCCAAAAAGTTCAAGAAGCTTGCGATTGTGTTGTGAAAATTGAAATGGACGAGGACATAAAAAGTTTTAATGTTGGTGTAGCGGCCGCTATCCTCATGTATCAAATGGCGATTAAAACTAAGGCCTGA